Within the Halarcobacter mediterraneus genome, the region ATAGTTGATTCTACCATCTAACTCAACACCATAATAAAAAGCTTGATAGTTTTTACCAGAGAAACTAGGTTTAGAACCATGAGTTAAGTGTCCACCATGAGATAGATCCATACCTAAGATTTTATCACCAGCTTTTAATAATGCTGCATAAACTGCACCATTAGCTTGGCTTCCTGAATGAGGTTGAACATTTGCAAATTTACAATCAAAGATTTCACAAGCTCTGTCAATAGCTAATTGCTCAGCTTTGTCAGCAAATTCACATCCACCATAATATCTTTTATATGGATACCCTTCTGCATACTTGTTTGTAAATACAGACCCCATAGCTTCCATTACAGCAGGAGATGTAAAGTTTTCACTTGCAATCATCTCTAAGTGTGTTGTTTGTCTCTCTAACTCTGCTTCTACTATATCAAATATCTCTTTATCTGCTTCTTTTAATCTTGCTTCTGTTATATAGCTCATTGTTTTACCCTTTATTAAT harbors:
- a CDS encoding serine hydroxymethyltransferase — its product is MSYITEARLKEADKEIFDIVEAELERQTTHLEMIASENFTSPAVMEAMGSVFTNKYAEGYPYKRYYGGCEFADKAEQLAIDRACEIFDCKFANVQPHSGSQANGAVYAALLKAGDKILGMDLSHGGHLTHGSKPSFSGKNYQAFYYGVELDGRINYDRVLDIAKIVQPKIIVCGASAYAREIDFKRFKEIADEVGAFLFADIAHIAGLVAAGEHMSPFPYADVVTTTTHKTLRGPRGGMIMTNDEDIAKKINSAIFPGLQGGPLVH